One Solanum pennellii chromosome 9, SPENNV200 DNA segment encodes these proteins:
- the LOC107031040 gene encoding proline-rich protein 36-like isoform X10: MPFCKLCSSVKWDTEGDCEKQFIIGEYFVGETLEMMTMHYEYGLLKQVVEHKHATDPVGLKLWISTKLVDIEIMHDSDEPRKSTNPKLDVNFSDSDSDPDLPPDNVDGAHRKIREGKARGKARGKARGKARGKARGKARGKARGKARGKASGECSSADPVQGAASKKTAGSLSSAPALAPGNDDLPKAGSLSSAPALAPGNDDLPKAGSLSSAPALAPGNDDLPKAGSLSSAPALAPGNDDLPKAGSLSSAPALAPGNDDLPKAGCSSFAPDPVQGATTSYPDLVAVPASLPPPPPSPPVQVSPFLTPPPQDFSFAAAHPALVVDDFIVEGVVDGDVSVDPAAPSQDFSFAAAGPALEVDDSIVEGVVDFNESIDPPPAQDSAVEAPSSQDFSFAAAGPALEVDDSIVEGVVDSNEYADPAPAQDSAVQTPVSQDFSFAAAGPALLVDESTVEGVNDVHESVDPPPAQDSAVEVPPSQDFDDSIVEGVVDFNESIDPPPAQDSAVEAPSSQDFSFAAAGPALLVDDSTVDSPPAQDSAVEAPLSQDFSFAAAGPVLEVDDADQPPPPSPVHNLPRRSVRLAAQALQGILPRRSARLGLQRRNSEIDNMRVIRRPRRRHLCHPYCTCRRRNCPCYLARM; the protein is encoded by the exons atgccTTTTTGCAAGCTTTGTAGCTCGGTAAAATGGGATACAGAGGGAGATTGTGAAAAACAATTTATAATTGGAGAATATTTTGTAGGTGAAACTTTGGAGATGATGACAATGCACTACGAATATGGTTTATTGAAACAAGTAGTTGAACACAAACATGCCACTGACCCTGTGGGTTTAAAGTTGTGGATATCCACTAAATTGGTGGATATTGAAATAATGCACGATAGCGATGAGCCAAGGAAATCAAC aaatccAAAGCTGGATGTAAATTTTTCGGATTCCGATTCCGATCCGGATTTACCTCCAGATAACGTTGATGGAGCTCATCGAAAAATTCGGGAGGGAAAAGCTCGGGGAAAAGCTCGGGGAAAAGCTCGGGGAAAAGCTCGGGGAAAAGCTCGGGGAAAAGCTCGGGGAAAAGCTCGGGGAAAAGCTCGGGGAAAAGCTTCGGGTGAATGTTCTTCAGCGGATCCTGTTCAAGGAGCAGCTTCAAAAAAAACAGCAG GTTCGTTATCTTCTGCACCTGCTTTGGCTCCGGGGAATGATGATCTTCCAAAAGCAG GTTCGTTATCTTCTGCACCTGCTTTGGCTCCGGGGAATGATGATCTTCCAAAAGCAG GTTCGTTATCTTCTGCACCTGCTTTGGCTCCGGGGAATGATGATCTTCCAAAAGCAG GTTCGTTATCTTCTGCACCTGCTTTGGCTCCGGGGAATGATGATCTTCCAAAAGCAG GTTCGTTATCTTCTGCACCTGCTTTGGCTCCGGGGAATGATGATCTTCCAAAAGCAG GTTGTTCATCCTTTGCTCCTGATCCAGTTCAAGGAGCAACAACAT CTTATCCCGATCTAGTGGCTGTTCCAGCTTCACTTCCACCTCCACCACCTTCTCCACCAGTTCAAGTTTCGCCTTTTCTAACTCCACctcctcaagatttttcatttgCTGCAGCTCATCCTGCTCTGGTGGTTGATGATTTTATTGTAGAAGGTGTTGTTGATGGTGATGTGTCTGTTGATCCAGCTGCACCttctcaagatttttcatttgCTGCAGCTGGGCCTGCTCTGGAGGTTGATGATTCTATTGTAGAAGGTGTTGTTGACTTTAATGAGTCTATTGATCCTCCTCCAGCTCAAG ATTCAGCAGTTGAAGCTCCATCttctcaagatttttcatttgCTGCAGCTGGGCCTGCTCTGGAGGTTGATGATTCTATTGTAGAAGGTGTTGTTGACTCTAATGAGTATGCTGATCCAGCTCCAGCTCAAGATTCAGCAGTTCAAACTCCAGtttctcaagatttttcatttgCTGCAGCTGGGCCTGCTCTACTGGTTGATGAATCTACTGTTGAAGGTGTTAATGATGTTCATGAGTCTGTTGATCCTCCTCCAGCTCAAGATTCAGCAGTTGAAGTTCCACCTTCTCAAGATTTTGATGATTCTATTGTAGAAGGTGTTGTTGACTTTAATGAGTCTATTGATCCTCCTCCAGCTCAAGATTCAGCAGTTGAAGCTCCATCttctcaagatttttcatttgCTGCAGCTGGGCCTGCTCTACTGGTTGATGATTCTACTGTTGATTCTCCTCCAGCTCAAGATTCAGCAGTTGAAGCTCCACtttctcaagatttttcatttgCTGCAGCTGGGCCTGTTCTAGAGGTTGATGATGCTGATCAACCTCCACCACCATCACCTGTTCATAATCTACCTCGGAGGTCGGTACGCTTGGCTGCTCAAGCTCTTCAAGGCATACTTCCGAGGAGATCGGCACGCCTAGGTTTGCAGAGGCGGAATTCTGAGATAGATAATATGCGTGTCATACGTCGGCCTCGTCGGCGTCATCTTTGTCATCCATATTGTACTTGTAGAAGAAGAAACTGTCCATGCTACCTAGCTAGAATGTAA
- the LOC107031040 gene encoding proline-, glutamic acid- and leucine-rich protein 1-like isoform X6 — MPFCKLCSSVKWDTEGDCEKQFIIGEYFVGETLEMMTMHYEYGLLKQVVEHKHATDPVGLKLWISTKLVDIEIMHDSDEPRKSTNPKLDVNFSDSDSDPDLPPDNVDGAHRKIREGKARGKARGKARGKASGECSSADPVQGAASKKTAGSLSSAPALAPGNDDLPKAGSLSSAPALAPGNDDLPKAGSLSSAPALAPGNDDLPKAGSLSSAPALAPGNDDLPKAGSLSSAPALAPGNDDLPKAGCSSFAPDPVQGATTSYPDLVAVPASLPPPPPSPPVQVSPFLTPPPQDFSFAAAHPALVVDDFIVEGVVDGDVSVDPAAPSQDFSFAAAGPALEVDDSIVEGVVDFNESIDPPPAQDSAVEAPSSQDFSFAAAGPALLVDDSTVEGVNDVHESVDPPPAQDSAVEAPSSQDFSFAAAGPALEVDDSIVEGVVDSNEYADPAPAQDSAVQTPVSQDFSFAAAGPALLVDESTVEGVNDVHESVDPPPAQDSAVEVPPSQDFDDSIVEGVVDFNESIDPPPAQDSAVEAPSSQDFSFAAAGPALLVDDSTVDSPPAQDSAVEAPLSQDFSFAAAGPVLEVDDADQPPPPSPVHNLPRRSVRLAAQALQGILPRRSARLGLQRRNSEIDNMRVIRRPRRRHLCHPYCTCRRRNCPCYLARM; from the exons atgccTTTTTGCAAGCTTTGTAGCTCGGTAAAATGGGATACAGAGGGAGATTGTGAAAAACAATTTATAATTGGAGAATATTTTGTAGGTGAAACTTTGGAGATGATGACAATGCACTACGAATATGGTTTATTGAAACAAGTAGTTGAACACAAACATGCCACTGACCCTGTGGGTTTAAAGTTGTGGATATCCACTAAATTGGTGGATATTGAAATAATGCACGATAGCGATGAGCCAAGGAAATCAAC aaatccAAAGCTGGATGTAAATTTTTCGGATTCCGATTCCGATCCGGATTTACCTCCAGATAACGTTGATGGAGCTCATCGAAAAATTCGGGA GGGAAAAGCTCGGGGAAAAGCTCGGGGAAAAGCTCGGGGAAAAGCTTCGGGTGAATGTTCTTCAGCGGATCCTGTTCAAGGAGCAGCTTCAAAAAAAACAGCAG GTTCGTTATCTTCTGCACCTGCTTTGGCTCCGGGGAATGATGATCTTCCAAAAGCAG GTTCGTTATCTTCTGCACCTGCTTTGGCTCCGGGGAATGATGATCTTCCAAAAGCAG GTTCGTTATCTTCTGCACCTGCTTTGGCTCCGGGGAATGATGATCTTCCAAAAGCAG GTTCGTTATCTTCTGCACCTGCTTTGGCTCCGGGGAATGATGATCTTCCAAAAGCAG GTTCGTTATCTTCTGCACCTGCTTTGGCTCCGGGGAATGATGATCTTCCAAAAGCAG GTTGTTCATCCTTTGCTCCTGATCCAGTTCAAGGAGCAACAACAT CTTATCCCGATCTAGTGGCTGTTCCAGCTTCACTTCCACCTCCACCACCTTCTCCACCAGTTCAAGTTTCGCCTTTTCTAACTCCACctcctcaagatttttcatttgCTGCAGCTCATCCTGCTCTGGTGGTTGATGATTTTATTGTAGAAGGTGTTGTTGATGGTGATGTGTCTGTTGATCCAGCTGCACCttctcaagatttttcatttgCTGCAGCTGGGCCTGCTCTGGAGGTTGATGATTCTATTGTAGAAGGTGTTGTTGACTTTAATGAGTCTATTGATCCTCCTCCAGCTCAAGATTCAGCAGTTGAAGCTCCATCttctcaagatttttcatttgCTGCAGCTGGGCCTGCTCTACTGGTTGATGATTCTACTGTTGAAGGTGTTAATGATGTTCATGAGTCTGTTGATCCTCCTCCAGCTCAAGATTCAGCAGTTGAAGCTCCATCttctcaagatttttcatttgCTGCAGCTGGGCCTGCTCTGGAGGTTGATGATTCTATTGTAGAAGGTGTTGTTGACTCTAATGAGTATGCTGATCCAGCTCCAGCTCAAGATTCAGCAGTTCAAACTCCAGtttctcaagatttttcatttgCTGCAGCTGGGCCTGCTCTACTGGTTGATGAATCTACTGTTGAAGGTGTTAATGATGTTCATGAGTCTGTTGATCCTCCTCCAGCTCAAGATTCAGCAGTTGAAGTTCCACCTTCTCAAGATTTTGATGATTCTATTGTAGAAGGTGTTGTTGACTTTAATGAGTCTATTGATCCTCCTCCAGCTCAAGATTCAGCAGTTGAAGCTCCATCttctcaagatttttcatttgCTGCAGCTGGGCCTGCTCTACTGGTTGATGATTCTACTGTTGATTCTCCTCCAGCTCAAGATTCAGCAGTTGAAGCTCCACtttctcaagatttttcatttgCTGCAGCTGGGCCTGTTCTAGAGGTTGATGATGCTGATCAACCTCCACCACCATCACCTGTTCATAATCTACCTCGGAGGTCGGTACGCTTGGCTGCTCAAGCTCTTCAAGGCATACTTCCGAGGAGATCGGCACGCCTAGGTTTGCAGAGGCGGAATTCTGAGATAGATAATATGCGTGTCATACGTCGGCCTCGTCGGCGTCATCTTTGTCATCCATATTGTACTTGTAGAAGAAGAAACTGTCCATGCTACCTAGCTAGAATGTAA
- the LOC107031040 gene encoding proline-rich protein 36-like isoform X7, which translates to MPFCKLCSSVKWDTEGDCEKQFIIGEYFVGETLEMMTMHYEYGLLKQVVEHKHATDPVGLKLWISTKLVDIEIMHDSDEPRKSTNPKLDVNFSDSDSDPDLPPDNVDGAHRKARGKARGKASGECSSADPVQGAASKKTAGSLSSAPALAPGNDDLPKAGSLSSAPALAPGNDDLPKAGSLSSAPALAPGNDDLPKAGSLSSAPALAPGNDDLPKAGSLSSAPALAPGNDDLPKAGCSSFAPDPVQGATTSYPDLVAVPASLPPPPPSPPVQVSPFLTPPPQDFSFAAAHPALVVDDFIVEGVVDGDVSVDPAAPSQDFSFAAAGPALEVDDSIVEGVVDFNESIDPPPAQDSAVEAPSSQDFSFAAAGPALLVDDSTVEGVNDVHESVDPPPAQDSAVEAPSSQDFSFAAAGPALEVDDSIVEGVVDSNEYADPAPAQDSAVQTPVSQDFSFAAAGPALLVDESTVEGVNDVHESVDPPPAQDSAVEVPPSQDFDDSIVEGVVDFNESIDPPPAQDSAVEAPSSQDFSFAAAGPALLVDDSTVDSPPAQDSAVEAPLSQDFSFAAAGPVLEVDDADQPPPPSPVHNLPRRSVRLAAQALQGILPRRSARLGLQRRNSEIDNMRVIRRPRRRHLCHPYCTCRRRNCPCYLARM; encoded by the exons atgccTTTTTGCAAGCTTTGTAGCTCGGTAAAATGGGATACAGAGGGAGATTGTGAAAAACAATTTATAATTGGAGAATATTTTGTAGGTGAAACTTTGGAGATGATGACAATGCACTACGAATATGGTTTATTGAAACAAGTAGTTGAACACAAACATGCCACTGACCCTGTGGGTTTAAAGTTGTGGATATCCACTAAATTGGTGGATATTGAAATAATGCACGATAGCGATGAGCCAAGGAAATCAAC aaatccAAAGCTGGATGTAAATTTTTCGGATTCCGATTCCGATCCGGATTTACCTCCAGATAACGTTGATGGAGCTCATCGAAAA GCTCGGGGAAAAGCTCGGGGAAAAGCTTCGGGTGAATGTTCTTCAGCGGATCCTGTTCAAGGAGCAGCTTCAAAAAAAACAGCAG GTTCGTTATCTTCTGCACCTGCTTTGGCTCCGGGGAATGATGATCTTCCAAAAGCAG GTTCGTTATCTTCTGCACCTGCTTTGGCTCCGGGGAATGATGATCTTCCAAAAGCAG GTTCGTTATCTTCTGCACCTGCTTTGGCTCCGGGGAATGATGATCTTCCAAAAGCAG GTTCGTTATCTTCTGCACCTGCTTTGGCTCCGGGGAATGATGATCTTCCAAAAGCAG GTTCGTTATCTTCTGCACCTGCTTTGGCTCCGGGGAATGATGATCTTCCAAAAGCAG GTTGTTCATCCTTTGCTCCTGATCCAGTTCAAGGAGCAACAACAT CTTATCCCGATCTAGTGGCTGTTCCAGCTTCACTTCCACCTCCACCACCTTCTCCACCAGTTCAAGTTTCGCCTTTTCTAACTCCACctcctcaagatttttcatttgCTGCAGCTCATCCTGCTCTGGTGGTTGATGATTTTATTGTAGAAGGTGTTGTTGATGGTGATGTGTCTGTTGATCCAGCTGCACCttctcaagatttttcatttgCTGCAGCTGGGCCTGCTCTGGAGGTTGATGATTCTATTGTAGAAGGTGTTGTTGACTTTAATGAGTCTATTGATCCTCCTCCAGCTCAAGATTCAGCAGTTGAAGCTCCATCttctcaagatttttcatttgCTGCAGCTGGGCCTGCTCTACTGGTTGATGATTCTACTGTTGAAGGTGTTAATGATGTTCATGAGTCTGTTGATCCTCCTCCAGCTCAAGATTCAGCAGTTGAAGCTCCATCttctcaagatttttcatttgCTGCAGCTGGGCCTGCTCTGGAGGTTGATGATTCTATTGTAGAAGGTGTTGTTGACTCTAATGAGTATGCTGATCCAGCTCCAGCTCAAGATTCAGCAGTTCAAACTCCAGtttctcaagatttttcatttgCTGCAGCTGGGCCTGCTCTACTGGTTGATGAATCTACTGTTGAAGGTGTTAATGATGTTCATGAGTCTGTTGATCCTCCTCCAGCTCAAGATTCAGCAGTTGAAGTTCCACCTTCTCAAGATTTTGATGATTCTATTGTAGAAGGTGTTGTTGACTTTAATGAGTCTATTGATCCTCCTCCAGCTCAAGATTCAGCAGTTGAAGCTCCATCttctcaagatttttcatttgCTGCAGCTGGGCCTGCTCTACTGGTTGATGATTCTACTGTTGATTCTCCTCCAGCTCAAGATTCAGCAGTTGAAGCTCCACtttctcaagatttttcatttgCTGCAGCTGGGCCTGTTCTAGAGGTTGATGATGCTGATCAACCTCCACCACCATCACCTGTTCATAATCTACCTCGGAGGTCGGTACGCTTGGCTGCTCAAGCTCTTCAAGGCATACTTCCGAGGAGATCGGCACGCCTAGGTTTGCAGAGGCGGAATTCTGAGATAGATAATATGCGTGTCATACGTCGGCCTCGTCGGCGTCATCTTTGTCATCCATATTGTACTTGTAGAAGAAGAAACTGTCCATGCTACCTAGCTAGAATGTAA
- the LOC107031040 gene encoding proline-, glutamic acid- and leucine-rich protein 1-like isoform X11: MPFCKLCSSVKWDTEGDCEKQFIIGEYFVGETLEMMTMHYEYGLLKQVVEHKHATDPVGLKLWISTKLVDIEIMHDSDEPRKSTNPKLDVNFSDSDSDPDLPPDNVDGAHRKIREGKARGKARGKARGKARGKARGKARGKARGKARGKASGECSSADPVQGAASKKTAGSLSSAPALAPGNDDLPKAGSLSSAPALAPGNDDLPKAGCSSFAPDPVQGATTSYPDLVAVPASLPPPPPSPPVQVSPFLTPPPQDFSFAAAHPALVVDDFIVEGVVDGDVSVDPAAPSQDFSFAAAGPALEVDDSIVEGVVDFNESIDPPPAQDSAVEAPSSQDFSFAAAGPALLVDDSTVEGVNDVHESVDPPPAQDSAVEAPSSQDFSFAAAGPALEVDDSIVEGVVDSNEYADPAPAQDSAVQTPVSQDFSFAAAGPALLVDESTVEGVNDVHESVDPPPAQDSAVEVPPSQDFDDSIVEGVVDFNESIDPPPAQDSAVEAPSSQDFSFAAAGPALLVDDSTVDSPPAQDSAVEAPLSQDFSFAAAGPVLEVDDADQPPPPSPVHNLPRRSVRLAAQALQGILPRRSARLGLQRRNSEIDNMRVIRRPRRRHLCHPYCTCRRRNCPCYLARM; encoded by the exons atgccTTTTTGCAAGCTTTGTAGCTCGGTAAAATGGGATACAGAGGGAGATTGTGAAAAACAATTTATAATTGGAGAATATTTTGTAGGTGAAACTTTGGAGATGATGACAATGCACTACGAATATGGTTTATTGAAACAAGTAGTTGAACACAAACATGCCACTGACCCTGTGGGTTTAAAGTTGTGGATATCCACTAAATTGGTGGATATTGAAATAATGCACGATAGCGATGAGCCAAGGAAATCAAC aaatccAAAGCTGGATGTAAATTTTTCGGATTCCGATTCCGATCCGGATTTACCTCCAGATAACGTTGATGGAGCTCATCGAAAAATTCGGGAGGGAAAAGCTCGGGGAAAAGCTCGGGGAAAAGCTCGGGGAAAAGCTCGGGGAAAAGCTCGGGGAAAAGCTCGGGGAAAAGCTCGGGGAAAAGCTCGGGGAAAAGCTTCGGGTGAATGTTCTTCAGCGGATCCTGTTCAAGGAGCAGCTTCAAAAAAAACAGCAG GTTCGTTATCTTCTGCACCTGCTTTGGCTCCGGGGAATGATGATCTTCCAAAAGCAG GTTCGTTATCTTCTGCACCTGCTTTGGCTCCGGGGAATGATGATCTTCCAAAAGCAG GTTGTTCATCCTTTGCTCCTGATCCAGTTCAAGGAGCAACAACAT CTTATCCCGATCTAGTGGCTGTTCCAGCTTCACTTCCACCTCCACCACCTTCTCCACCAGTTCAAGTTTCGCCTTTTCTAACTCCACctcctcaagatttttcatttgCTGCAGCTCATCCTGCTCTGGTGGTTGATGATTTTATTGTAGAAGGTGTTGTTGATGGTGATGTGTCTGTTGATCCAGCTGCACCttctcaagatttttcatttgCTGCAGCTGGGCCTGCTCTGGAGGTTGATGATTCTATTGTAGAAGGTGTTGTTGACTTTAATGAGTCTATTGATCCTCCTCCAGCTCAAGATTCAGCAGTTGAAGCTCCATCttctcaagatttttcatttgCTGCAGCTGGGCCTGCTCTACTGGTTGATGATTCTACTGTTGAAGGTGTTAATGATGTTCATGAGTCTGTTGATCCTCCTCCAGCTCAAGATTCAGCAGTTGAAGCTCCATCttctcaagatttttcatttgCTGCAGCTGGGCCTGCTCTGGAGGTTGATGATTCTATTGTAGAAGGTGTTGTTGACTCTAATGAGTATGCTGATCCAGCTCCAGCTCAAGATTCAGCAGTTCAAACTCCAGtttctcaagatttttcatttgCTGCAGCTGGGCCTGCTCTACTGGTTGATGAATCTACTGTTGAAGGTGTTAATGATGTTCATGAGTCTGTTGATCCTCCTCCAGCTCAAGATTCAGCAGTTGAAGTTCCACCTTCTCAAGATTTTGATGATTCTATTGTAGAAGGTGTTGTTGACTTTAATGAGTCTATTGATCCTCCTCCAGCTCAAGATTCAGCAGTTGAAGCTCCATCttctcaagatttttcatttgCTGCAGCTGGGCCTGCTCTACTGGTTGATGATTCTACTGTTGATTCTCCTCCAGCTCAAGATTCAGCAGTTGAAGCTCCACtttctcaagatttttcatttgCTGCAGCTGGGCCTGTTCTAGAGGTTGATGATGCTGATCAACCTCCACCACCATCACCTGTTCATAATCTACCTCGGAGGTCGGTACGCTTGGCTGCTCAAGCTCTTCAAGGCATACTTCCGAGGAGATCGGCACGCCTAGGTTTGCAGAGGCGGAATTCTGAGATAGATAATATGCGTGTCATACGTCGGCCTCGTCGGCGTCATCTTTGTCATCCATATTGTACTTGTAGAAGAAGAAACTGTCCATGCTACCTAGCTAGAATGTAA
- the LOC107031040 gene encoding proline-rich protein 36-like isoform X15: MPFCKLCSSVKWDTEGDCEKQFIIGEYFVGETLEMMTMHYEYGLLKQVVEHKHATDPVGLKLWISTKLVDIEIMHDSDEPRKSTNPKLDVNFSDSDSDPDLPPDNVDGAHRKIREGKARGKARGKARGKARGKARGKARGKARGKARGKASGECSSADPVQGAASKKTAGSLSSAPALAPGNDDLPKAGSLSSAPALAPGNDDLPKAGSLSSAPALAPGNDDLPKAGSLSSAPALAPGNDDLPKAGSLSSAPALAPGNDDLPKAGCSSFAPDPVQGATTSYPDLVAVPASLPPPPPSPPVQVSPFLTPPPQDFSFAAAHPALVVDDFIVEGVVDGDVSVDPAAPSQDFSFAAAGPALEVDDSIVEGVVDSNEYADPAPAQDSAVQTPVSQDFSFAAAGPALLVDESTVEGVNDVHESVDPPPAQDSAVEVPPSQDFDDSIVEGVVDFNESIDPPPAQDSAVEAPSSQDFSFAAAGPALLVDDSTVDSPPAQDSAVEAPLSQDFSFAAAGPVLEVDDADQPPPPSPVHNLPRRSVRLAAQALQGILPRRSARLGLQRRNSEIDNMRVIRRPRRRHLCHPYCTCRRRNCPCYLARM, from the exons atgccTTTTTGCAAGCTTTGTAGCTCGGTAAAATGGGATACAGAGGGAGATTGTGAAAAACAATTTATAATTGGAGAATATTTTGTAGGTGAAACTTTGGAGATGATGACAATGCACTACGAATATGGTTTATTGAAACAAGTAGTTGAACACAAACATGCCACTGACCCTGTGGGTTTAAAGTTGTGGATATCCACTAAATTGGTGGATATTGAAATAATGCACGATAGCGATGAGCCAAGGAAATCAAC aaatccAAAGCTGGATGTAAATTTTTCGGATTCCGATTCCGATCCGGATTTACCTCCAGATAACGTTGATGGAGCTCATCGAAAAATTCGGGAGGGAAAAGCTCGGGGAAAAGCTCGGGGAAAAGCTCGGGGAAAAGCTCGGGGAAAAGCTCGGGGAAAAGCTCGGGGAAAAGCTCGGGGAAAAGCTCGGGGAAAAGCTTCGGGTGAATGTTCTTCAGCGGATCCTGTTCAAGGAGCAGCTTCAAAAAAAACAGCAG GTTCGTTATCTTCTGCACCTGCTTTGGCTCCGGGGAATGATGATCTTCCAAAAGCAG GTTCGTTATCTTCTGCACCTGCTTTGGCTCCGGGGAATGATGATCTTCCAAAAGCAG GTTCGTTATCTTCTGCACCTGCTTTGGCTCCGGGGAATGATGATCTTCCAAAAGCAG GTTCGTTATCTTCTGCACCTGCTTTGGCTCCGGGGAATGATGATCTTCCAAAAGCAG GTTCGTTATCTTCTGCACCTGCTTTGGCTCCGGGGAATGATGATCTTCCAAAAGCAG GTTGTTCATCCTTTGCTCCTGATCCAGTTCAAGGAGCAACAACAT CTTATCCCGATCTAGTGGCTGTTCCAGCTTCACTTCCACCTCCACCACCTTCTCCACCAGTTCAAGTTTCGCCTTTTCTAACTCCACctcctcaagatttttcatttgCTGCAGCTCATCCTGCTCTGGTGGTTGATGATTTTATTGTAGAAGGTGTTGTTGATGGTGATGTGTCTGTTGATCCAGCTGCACCttctcaag atttttcatttgCTGCAGCTGGGCCTGCTCTGGAGGTTGATGATTCTATTGTAGAAGGTGTTGTTGACTCTAATGAGTATGCTGATCCAGCTCCAGCTCAAGATTCAGCAGTTCAAACTCCAGtttctcaagatttttcatttgCTGCAGCTGGGCCTGCTCTACTGGTTGATGAATCTACTGTTGAAGGTGTTAATGATGTTCATGAGTCTGTTGATCCTCCTCCAGCTCAAGATTCAGCAGTTGAAGTTCCACCTTCTCAAGATTTTGATGATTCTATTGTAGAAGGTGTTGTTGACTTTAATGAGTCTATTGATCCTCCTCCAGCTCAAGATTCAGCAGTTGAAGCTCCATCttctcaagatttttcatttgCTGCAGCTGGGCCTGCTCTACTGGTTGATGATTCTACTGTTGATTCTCCTCCAGCTCAAGATTCAGCAGTTGAAGCTCCACtttctcaagatttttcatttgCTGCAGCTGGGCCTGTTCTAGAGGTTGATGATGCTGATCAACCTCCACCACCATCACCTGTTCATAATCTACCTCGGAGGTCGGTACGCTTGGCTGCTCAAGCTCTTCAAGGCATACTTCCGAGGAGATCGGCACGCCTAGGTTTGCAGAGGCGGAATTCTGAGATAGATAATATGCGTGTCATACGTCGGCCTCGTCGGCGTCATCTTTGTCATCCATATTGTACTTGTAGAAGAAGAAACTGTCCATGCTACCTAGCTAGAATGTAA